GCGAAATTCTTTTGTGATTTTGTGCGTTTTGCCGTGGTTCGCGATGGTGAATGTTATGAAAGGAGTTCTTGTGGAATGGTAAGAGAAAAGGCCACTCGCTCGTCACACGGTTCTCATTTGTTCCTTCCTCCAACCTCAGTGATCCTGCTATGAAACAGTTTTTGCTGCACCTGGACGAAACTCAATCGCTCGGTAAGAAGTTTATCATTCAGGATTTGGACGAGAAGCATTTGTTCATCTCGGTGGAAATCGTGGAAGTTCTGCAAGCCCGGGTGGATGATTTGATGGATCGCATCAGCTTCCCGCTGCACGAGAAGGAAGCCTAAACCGGTGTCCACCCTATCCGGCATCACCTCTTTCCAAGCGATAGTTATTTGACggaaaacacaaacgaacaaGATATGGCAGGCCGTGAATCGGGGCGTATCCGGGAGGCGGACAAGAAGCGAACATTGGACGATGCCGCACGGAAGCGGCGTGCACGGAAGGCACTAGAAGCACTCGAACAGGACAACTACCATGAGGATCCGCACGCCGATCTGGTGATGTCAAAGAAGGTGCCAAAATTCTACGACAATCTCGATGGCAGCGCTCcgagcaagaagaaaaatcgaCGTACTAAGGGTGCCGAGTATTACAGAGCAAAGTACCGGAAGACGTTCCCGCAGCTGCTCGAGGAGGACAAGCTACAGCGACCCGATCCACCAAACTATTTTACTGCTGCGGCACCTCCCTCCCGACTGCCGGAACGACACTTTTGTGCGGTTTGTGGATTTCCTTCTAGCTACACGTGTACCGCCTGCGGCACCCGCTACTGCTGTGTCCGGTGTTTAGGAACTCATCAGGATACTCGTTGTCTCAAGTGGACGGCTTAGAAGAGCTGAGAATGTATTACGTTATTTAATAAACTCTATCCGTTTCACTCAAGTACGTGCGTATTGCACTCCGGGATTTCGGATTTCGGATGTTCAATTGCAATCAATAGTGCGCGATGCCAGTTCAATGACGTTACCTTTTATTGCGTCCTAAATATGACATAAAAATTATTGAATTGTCTATATATATATCATATtatttttccatcaaaactgTCTCGAAACGCACCGTCTTAGCGCTCCCGTACGAGCTTAGGTCTCCTTTCTTTTCCCGATCTGCGCGCTCGTAAATACTGAGGAAATatatgtatgtttgtttgaaatcatttgaaaACTAACCACATATCTCCTCCGCCATGCAGAACAGTCAACATCACGTAGTACTTTCTTATAGGCTAACAGCTTCCATCGAATCCGCCCGCATTCGACGATACTCCATCCTTTAATTGGTCTAACTAAGCGACGATAAACATTAGTTGGGTGTCCCCGCGCGACGGGGGTAGTGACCTACAATGTATTTCAACGTCCACGATTTCCCCTCGGAATCACTCATTCTCTATACCACAACGAACAAGCAAATGATGGATTAAATAATTTGTCTAAACGATGCGATTCTCGCTATACAATTGCGGCACTCGATTATGCGGCTACGCGCACCCACTTCCATTGGGGCCACAATTAAGGCTCCCAAACCACCACACTACCAGAAGCGGGGAGTGAAATGAAGTGATACAAAACAACTAGCCATCCATCCAATTGGGCAGTAAATTGTAGCCTCATTATTACGGCATACCCGTCCTCACCATCCGCTTTGTTCCACTTCCtgtgttcatttttttcccaaCTGCTTTTATTCTAAATTTTTATCtactttttatgctgcatcccttttttgtgtcctgtgtacgtgtgtgtgtgtgattggtcggttggtttggccACGAGGCGTATCATCGTCGCGGTCGATTAAGCTAATGAAATTGAGCCGAAACAATCGAGAACCAAAGCGAGGCGACATAAGGTAGTCTTTATCCCCACCACCGGCTCACGAGGGTAATTTATCGAGTGTTGCACCCGGGCACAGTCCGTGCCAAAGCTAGAGGAAATAAACGCCAATACCTAGGGCTGATTATCCGTCGGTAAGCCTACCGATAAGCTTGTAAAAACGCACCCATACGGAACGTGCGGGTcaggaggaaaaagaaaccatgAAAACCGATCCCCAGACCACCGCCAGGATGACACATTTCGCATTTCAATAATGGCACACGTGTCCCGCGGATGTAGCTACATGGTGATCGAGTTTGCCGTGCGCACATGGCATGGcaacgcaaaaacaaaactccggCGGTACGTGGCAGCAGGCTAAcggaaccaaccaaaaaaaaagggaaaatagcGACGGAATTAAATGATATTAACCGAAGCGCGATATTGCGGAATGCTCGGAGTAGGCGGAAAAGGCGTtgataaaaattcaaaataccCATCccgccacacacgcacacacacaagcacgcgtTCGATAACGCACTAGCAACATCCTTTCCAACGTCGTTCATACCAGGCGCGTTCAACCGACCTAACCGTGGAGTTAAATTAACACTCGCACTCCGAGGGGGAGAAGGATAGGGGGGGACGAAGGTGTCGGCATGTTTCACAAACACGATtcattaaatttcattcaacCCAGTGCCGCCTGCGCTGGTGCGGTTAGTTTGCACTTTTTCCATCGACCGTAATGCGTGAACGATTATTAGCCGCCTTTTAATGGGTGAGCATTTTCAATCCCTTatccgggggtgggggaggtgcGATGTTGGCATGCATTTCGtgttgtcccttttttttgttgttgtcatgcgcctccatcagtgAAAAAGCGCTCAGTATCAACCGATTCTTTTTGTGCTTTGCCGGGACCCGTGAAATGGTTTCCTCGCCCACTCTCGGCCCGTAGTTGAGGCCCACAGTGCGTTTGTTGTTGGGTTCATTTCGTTCGTGGTTCCGTTTCTATTTATAATACAGTTTTGGGCCATTTTGTACGTGTTTCACCTTTCTGtccttattttttttcctcccgatTTTCCCAACACAGTTACCGGCTTGtatatttgtttaattttctcgtttcggtttcgcagtGTTTCGCTACGTTTGGAGACCACTTGCCACCGTTACCATACTTACGTgcgtgcgggtgtgtgtgcaccggacCGATAGATGCTGATATGTGTTTAATGTAcagtttttctccatttttcttaCGTTTTCGCTATTAGCTTTTCCCTCTTTACCTCGACCTAGCTTTTTCACAAACTCTACTCACAGGCAGAGGCATTCCGTGCTTcgctttttttgtgctgctctTCGAAAACAACGTTTAATTTCGGTGTGTACGCGTTGCCGCGACGcttttcgctctttttttttcgcatttcgctACGCAAACGAACCGGCGCGCGCTTCCCTGCAGTAATTAAACATCAAACTCCGACATTAATAAACGAACCATGAGCGTGATGTGCGTGGCGAAgggtgggcgcgcgcgcccacaccagcacacacaaacacactcgacAGCGACTGCAGAGGCTTCACTAGTGttctgcttcgtttcgtttttagtTTTTCATGTATATTTGAGTTATATATAGGTAGTTCCGTAAAAATTACAATTAATTGGTCCTATGTGTGTCGATACCGAGCAGTCCCGTAGTGCAGGAGGCAGTGGAGCTGCATCACGCGTTCATGGGGCCGATTTGCCCGCCAGCGTGCTGATGAATTGGATTGGCTTGATGCCTGTCCGCTCACATTGATCGGTCCCGGATGTTATGGTAAGGGATTGCGAACAATGTCGTGGCATCACGGTGCACCCCAATCGCTAATTATGGTTCATTATCTGATTAGTTGAAATTTTCAACTGCATCTGCATGGAATGCCAGTAAACCAGCCGGAGGCCAAGCAACCAATTAGGTAATGATTGGACCGCCAATCATCCAACTGTCGGGTAAGAGAAGGTTGTATTCATTCCATCAATCGAGGCAAAAATCAGATACCAATACAGAATTACAGAGTTGCAAATTGCATCATCGAAAGGTTGCAAATTGGTAATAACAAACTAGCCTGATTGCACTTTTGAATTAACCATTGTACCGGTTGGTGCAACCGAGTATTTGGCACAACTCAACTCGAATGCATTTAGTAAAATGATCAgcagaacataaaaaaaccaTTGCCTAAACACCCCAAATGCCCCGCAGTACCGTGGAACTGCATCTCTCGTTTACAAAACGTGGCGCTTTTCAAAGTTTCGCCTCACGAACGCTGATGAGCATTGTTGGTTGCTATGGTTGCCAACATTCCGGTAACCATATCGTCCAATGACAACCTGCGCCAGCATACCTTTCGGGTTCACTGCACACAACCGCGTACGGTGCGCGCATAATTAATTTGGCAAACGCAGTCCGTTCGCGTATATCCGTTCACCGCATGATGGATTCCTCCGAGTGATCGCCCCCCCGCCCTCCGGTGTGGTGGATTCGAATCGTAAACATCATGCAGCCAACAAATTGAACATAATTTTTCTCCATTCGTCAGCCGCAAGCAAGCGGGAAACTAACGAACCAACGATCGCTCCCAGCTATTGCGTGGTTGTTATTGCACCAGCGagttaaaattttatttctcCGTCATGCTCACGGTcacaatgaaatgaaatcccGCAACCGGAACGGATCAGCCGACGGGCATAACAACTGTTCGGCCGTCTCATGCGCCACAGATTGTCGGTGGAGCGAAGGGAGAAGGAGTggaaccgaaaccgtacaCTCGTTCTATGATGCTCCCTCCCGTTTTGACTTCCATATGGTTTCGTTCACCTGACCAGGCTCACCTCGGCGGGTGGTGGTCGATTGGTTGCAATGGTAACCGATAATCCGTTATAAGGATCcgaggcgcgcgcacacacacgccgagaTGTATTTACCGGGTTAAGTTTTAAGAGAGGGCTATAATTGAATGCATGATCTCGTTATTGCATCACATTCGCTGCTACACGatgccggaggaggaggagctcggttgcttttttgtttcccgCGGCACGTTTCGTTTACCCGTAACAGAGACCGACCAGTAATCAGCGAGGGCGAGGGGTGAGAGGGCCGGTAAGCAGCGCCGAGAATGCGAGAAACTCACATCATCGCACGCTTTATGCGGAGCCGGTAGGATGAGGTATGCTTTTTGCTTAAAAGCTTGATGCGGATATGGATTTCAATCCACACCTCGGGTTGTTACATTTATGGgattttcattctctctttgTTGCTCCGCTTATCGGACGCAGGAGCTGGCGAAAGttaagttgtttttttttgtcacaaagcaccaggcgtctccatgtTCATTTCCACTGCGCTGCAAAAGTGGCATTGGTGAGAACGtgttgcattaaaaaaatggaaaggattAGCACTAATGAATTAAAAGTATTTGTGAGGAGGAAGGCAGGCTTCAATTAATTACGAAAAACTACATAAAGCATCATTGGAATGATAACTGTCCTCAGACTTATGTGTGCCCATCGTGCGATTGATCGCGGCTATTAATTAttccgttttgtgtgaaaCTTACTCATATCAGTATCATTAAATAACTATTTTCATCGATATAAACTATCTGCCACTGTAATTAACATTTTATGAAACTCTCCTTTTAATTAACAGAAACCGGCCCGCAATCAATGCATGCCGACAACAGGGCAGGGGTCAATCAAAGGCAACGAATGTGTAATGTGTTATTGATTCACTTTCCTTTGTGGCACTTTCCCCTTGGCAAAGCAAGCATACATTTAACGGGACTTGAAAATGGAGCGCATATTTCGCATAAATTGCTTCTCCCACGAGCCACCCGCTCACCGGGTGACCATATTCTTCTCCACTCATTGTCAGCTAAAAGCTTTTCCACGGACGGGCGGGCAGGCACCTGACGGTACGGGATGCTGGACAGGAAATAATAAGAACcagcaaaataataaaaaaaaacaagaagcacCATTCGGTTTGAGGCAAAACCGTCCAACAATTTGATGCAGACTTCTGTGTGCCGAGCCGCGCAACGCCACGCCGTATCGCGCCTGATTGAATTACAATAAGGTTCGTCGAATTCAGCGGAAGGAGCGACACGATTTTGGGGATTCCTCTTCTGTCCCTTTTCCGGCcgaacggtcggtcgctcggtccaAACGAGTTCCCAGAGCACGCGcgcccgtgtatgtgtgtgtgtgtgtgtgggttgatGGTACTCATGATGGTGCGGAAAATTGGTAATCAATTTGTCGCTCGCACACCCACCGTTCGGTACGTTCGTTTGTTGGCTGGGATGCTCGGAACCTGGAACAATGGCTTTGGCTGCGGACTGGAGTGTGCGGTTAAAAGCCTCGGGAAAAAGCCATATCGATCCGTGTAATGTCTGACAGCGTGGTTGAGGTGAATACGTTCATGAATAGCGCTTTAAAAATATCTCCTCTTCCTGAGCCTCCTCATACAGGTTGGAGCGAACGAACCAGGCTTCGGTACTCCCGTGTGACCTAGCTTCAAACCGTATCCGACCGGTTTGCGCGgaacagcgagagagaaagagagagagagagagaaatgtggAATGTTTTTGTTGAGCCGTTTGATGATGGCATTTTGACAGCAACGACAGAGTCCCACTCCTGTCTTCTGCGCTCGAAAGTCCCGTAATCGGATAGCTTATCGTGGCCGAAGCACCGAGGACCATGAACGGCGCGACAGCCAAAAGCCGCGTTGCTACGTTGCATGCCCGATGGTCCAATTCGGCCTTCCCcttatccttctctctctctctctcttcctctactATCCACTAGCCGTTGGTCAAGGATCATCCAGTGGGACCCCTCCCGCCGACATCCTCGATTGCGGATCGCTCGCCATCGAGTTTTGATTCCTccgttttccatcaaaacacaTTCCGCTTATTGTCCGTCCgggtttcggattcggattgaACGCGAGGTGCGAGAGACAGGAGAACAGGAGAAGTGAGATGGACCGAGAGGCGCGAGGGCTTAGGTCAGATTTTTCGAAATCACCTTTCgtaaacgaaacgatgaaccTGTTGCCGGTCTGGCCCCCCGGAGGGATGTAGCGATGGTTCGCTGGAGTTGGGGAATGTttttagagagaaaaaaatcttttcaaCCAACGCGAACTGGCTACCGAACTTGGCGAGCATCGTTTGTGGCCTTTGACACAAACCCACGATCCCGGCATACGTGGCGTGGCCCGTAGATGCCAATCGTGCCAGCCGGTAAAGGCCGCCTTCGCCTTTACACGTTCGATTTTTTCCACGTTAAATTAACcatgaaaaacataaatattaaCTCAATTGTTATGTTTACGAAGAGATATTTTCTGCCCGTCTCCAACCCCCCTCTCTTGGGCGCTCAGACCGGTTCGTGGACAATCGCTTTACGCTTCACCAACGCCGGTTACGCGACACGCTACCATGGTTCGTTGACATTTTATCGAAAAGCTCGCATTGAGCAACAAGCCCAGCACACCACGAACAAAGCAGTCTCTCCCGCCCGCGTccttttttgtgccatttttcacGGCCTGTTCATGTAGAGCGCTACACAGCAGCATACTTCATTGCATTCGAGCATCGACCTCACCCGCATTTAGCCATTCAGCTGCTTTTTAGAGGGTTTCCCATCGTTCCCATCTTTTATTTCCGTAACACGGTTGCAGTTTCCACGGTGGGAGTGCGGGACGGGGTTAGGTGGCTAGAATTGACGAATCCAAGTGGTACTTCGTGTCTGGAGCGATGCGCGAAATGtctttacctttttttccaccttttttaaTGGCCGAATGATGAATAAAGTTGTCAGAACAATTTGGCCACAATGGTGCGTCGCCGCACCGGGCGGGCATAAAGGCGAACCGTAAAACAACCCcggagcaacacacacacacacacacgcccttaTTCGTCCCAAGTGTTTTAATAAACAATTTACGTGTGTCGTGACGTGGCGAATGAAAGTgcccacgcacgcacgcacgcacggacgggGGATTTGCTTTTGATGGCCACACAGACACTGAAACCGGTGAGACAGTAAAGTTCATCATcgccacacacgggcgcgggGAATTGAAATGTTGGCAAATTTAACGCACGCCACGCACGGCAGATTGCGAGTTTGCCGGCACCAGCATGAGCCATTCGGTGAAGGTGGTAACATCCGGGGAAAACCCGTCCGAAAGCACCGACACTGACGCACGCCACCACAACGCGGTACCAAGGTGATAATAGGAAAACTTCGCCTTTTAATTatctgtttcgttttatttctgGTTTAGGATTTCGAACGAGTTTCAACCAAGCTGCGGGAATGCTGGTTTCTACATTTGCTGTTGCGCTGTAAAAGCTTCGATTCCCGGAGTGTACCCGGGTAGCGCCGGGTGCGTCCATACATCCATTACGCTGGCGCTTGCTTTGACTGGTCGTTGAAACGAGAAAATGAGCGACAAATGAGCGAAATCCAGCGCCCGTGCGCCACTCGCAGATTGCAGATTAACGATGCTTTGAGGCTAAACAAGGGGTGGCATGTTGCTGTAGTTCGTGCACAACATCCATCGTTCAACCACGGGGCAGTGTTCCCGGTGCAGGTTACAGAGGCTTGATCGAAAGCATGAAACCCATCCCGGGCAGTAGAACGTTGTCCGTGTGGATCAAGTTTGCGATTATTGAAGCGCAACATGCCTCGCTAACTACATATATGCTCGTGATCATGAGCTGAGCACGAAACATTTTGTAAACTGCCGCTCCCCGCTTCGTGCGGACTGCTGGAGCATAAAAGCGTCAGCATAAAAGCGTCGAACCCTAGTGGCCATCGAAGCGGATTTTGAAGAGCGCAgcgattattttcaattaaaacaatttatcGCTTTGTTGGGTTGCATCGGTTGCAGGATGGCTCAGAGATACACTCTGCTTTAGATTTTCAGCTTTAGTGATCAAATgatggaggggggagggggggctaccaatcgatcgattgatcaaaTGGAGAGGGCCAGCGGCACCATATGTACGACATCCGTTCGAGCAAGCGTTGCGCTGAGTAATGAGAAAACGcaaaatcgatcgatattgATTCCGATGGAATGGCAACAGCCAGGGCAACGGCAGCTGGCAGAGGGTCccgtgtgttttttgtggctTAGAAGTTCATTAAGATTAAGCAACAAAAGTGAATCCTTTGCAGGCGATCCAAAGAGAACAGCCAGATGTTGGGATTGGATTGGTTCGTAGAATTCTCCTTGGCCTTCGCAGGGATAACCCGGGGCTTCGCAACCTTTCAAAGCTGTCGAATGTAGACCAGGCACACACCAGTACTAATACGATGAACGTGTACCAAGCCTGCAGCTGCTAAGTAACAACGGATACGTGGTCCCGATGGAAACCTCCCGGCCTGCTGCCTTCAtgtaaagcttggaacagttaatatttggccgcttttgtttactcattgcagcgcgcctagtggtcactttgccattccgttgacagcgttttaattattgtagtctgtttatttagtggtaaaatttttgtcaaaattgatctatgccttcaaaagttatcgccgatggaacgcaaagggagaaaaaaaaatctgcacactcactgtaaaaattggatttggctggagaaaaaacctcaaaagtcttgaaattttcaaattcaactcaaaataccgtatgtaaactttaggaggggacttttaccttgattctaggaaaataaaacagccgaaaagtgtaacgaatgcccgattctgcaaacaaaattgaatcaacactcctgggatctctcagcgtgattccaccaagaaaatctcacgacagtcgacataacagttcgggatatatttttaaaagaaattttaaagtcataaaagctagaaaatagccaaatagggccctagagcgcagcttgattggccaaatccgtgctaggaagctgtatgaacaagagttgaccgaattcaaaccatgcatttcaatggacgatgcaacaaacataaaaatgcatttcgaaaaataacgggcaaaaaaattacttcaccaatcatagagggaatggtttaggaagcgtttggtttatttacggaggtaaatttgctcttaagatgatgatttggcgtgggatttgacattgtggcgacaaatcaaatgttttcaccattagggctactttcattcgaaatttattcgagaaaagagtgtctacagaaaaggattttgttcttcattcgtccaccaacgatcctgcataagtttggcatgatttaggtagctgttcttgccgaaggtatggcgtttattttttgtattcaaatagatcgatttcatagggaaaactatcaatacctaaaaatgtctggattttcgttccatcgatttctatttgataattatcataaggaaacttaaaaagtatatcagaaatgtataaaaaccaactaaaatgagggtgacgtgCAACAAGAGCGCGAATGATGTGACCTATAGTACTGTGCAAACTTTTTTTGATGATGTCacagtaaaagttgaaaaagtcatataaaaaactaatgaataattttcatcaatattttttattaaaggtaataagaaaacctacaaaatgacacctttcttttctttatacgtcattttttggctgagatatgaactattttgtgcggccaagtattaactgttccaagctttattaTGAACAGCGAATCATTTCGCGCGTCGCTCTCGGTGCGTGGTCGCGCCTTTAATAAACGGGAAAATGGCAAGCCTCAAGCCAGAAGAATAAACGCTTCCAGCGCCACCAAGCACGCCGCCATAATTACCCAGACCCAGTCCCCGTTCGTAGGTTCGTTGCGTTGCAACACTTTTCCGATTAAAAAATTTCCCACGATCGGCCCCGGGATCCAGCGGTCCAGCGCCCGGTGGTGCTTCCATTTTAAGCTTCCTTCGTTTGAAATATTAATCCTCCCTTGGTCTCGTCTCCTAGGTTCAACGGTGACATCCTTGGAGGGGGTAGGAGCGTTACTCGTGACACCAGCGGTCCAAcgatcgcaaaacaaaacgctcaTCCGGCGATTCGAGTTCGCTCACACGACCACACGGCTTTACGCACGCGGCTCCCCGCATGTAATCCTTCGTTACGCCTTTGGCGGGTCGAGATGCGGGAGTaggtgagagaaagaaaaagaggggGATCAAAAGTTCGTTACGTTTTTATCTGTCCTTGGAGCATAGCATGAAAgtgaccagcgaccagcccggacccggacccggacccgtaGTAGAACCTAAGGACCATCTCATCTAGTCCTAGCACGCGCTAAGCTTCCTCTCGAGCCCGAAACGCGAATCCGGAGGAGCGGTGAGCGGTTGCTGAGCAtttgtattttaattaaagtaattttccatccccctccccggacGGAAACCCATGTTTGCCGCGTGCCGGTGGTTGTAACGCCATGTTTCGCCCACGGTACGACGAGTCCTTCCAAAACTCCCCATGGCAACGAAACACAAGCAACGCGCACCACGATGGTTTGTTGCTATCGAAGCGATCCGACCTACTCCAGAGACTGCTGCgactgccgtcgccgcctgctACATATACCCAGGGCGGGCACATGTAAGGTTGTCAGTCATTAATGTTGTTCTCAGAAATGGTGGCAGTGCATTGATTGCACCGCACGTACACCGCACTGTAATGCCTTCCCACGACAAGGCATTGATGTTGAGTGTactaacgtgtgtgtgtgcggggttTCATTACTTTCACCAAGCTGTTGCACATTGCAGTAAAAATCATACGGCATCCCATCCCACCCAAAAAGCGAATCGAGTGGgagttgtgtgttgtgggcGCAACATATATTAGCCGTGGTCCGCCTGGTCAACCTCCACACTGCGCTTGAAACATAGTAAATCATCGTGCCAGGTATTTTAATTAGTGTTTTTTTCCACGAACTCTACTGTCATTGCAGTGCGAGCACCAGAGCAGGCGAGTTCAACCGTCCAGCCTGTTCTGAATGCGACTGTtcgttgtgcgtgtgcttatgtgtgtgtgacttgtATGTTGGATACTCCTCTGATGCCTCCTGCAAAACGGTTTTGCTCGATATCCGCGTGGCGCATTCGTATCGTGTCATTACGTCGTCTCCCCGGAACCGAATTGTAAGGTATGCAAAGGGCATGATACGAGGGGGCGAGAGGAGCAGAGGAGTGTCCACTGAATGCGCATCCTCgtatctttcttctttttttctgtgtctgtttttttgaatgctttgctttctctttcgcttctctcATCGCGTCACCGAGACCGTGACCGAAAGGACCTACGTCATTTCCGCCATTACATTGGAATCTACGCTACTAATCTACCGGCGGCCATAGGGCGCTCCTCGTTTCTCGACC
The sequence above is a segment of the Anopheles darlingi chromosome 2, idAnoDarlMG_H_01, whole genome shotgun sequence genome. Coding sequences within it:
- the LOC125952453 gene encoding general transcription factor IIH subunit 5 — protein: MVNVMKGVLVECDPAMKQFLLHLDETQSLGKKFIIQDLDEKHLFISVEIVEVLQARVDDLMDRISFPLHEKEA
- the LOC125952427 gene encoding zinc finger HIT domain-containing protein 1; the protein is MAGRESGRIREADKKRTLDDAARKRRARKALEALEQDNYHEDPHADLVMSKKVPKFYDNLDGSAPSKKKNRRTKGAEYYRAKYRKTFPQLLEEDKLQRPDPPNYFTAAAPPSRLPERHFCAVCGFPSSYTCTACGTRYCCVRCLGTHQDTRCLKWTA